The sequence AGGAGTGCTGCTGCCAGGACGGGCACATCGCCGCGCTGCCCGGCGCGCGGGAGGCCCTGGCCGGGCTGGCGGCGCTCGGCGCGCGGCTCGTCGTCGTCACGAACGGCTTCGCCGCCTACCAGGAGCCGGTCCTCGACGCGCTCGGCCTGCTGCCGTACTTCGAGGCGGTCCTGACCCCGGAGCGGACCGGCGCCGCGAAGCCCCAGCCCGGCATCTTCATGGCGGCCGGTCCGCTCGACCTCTTCGTCGGCGACACGCTGGTGCACGACGTGCTCGGCGCGCGCTCGGCGGGCGTGGCGGCGGCGTGGCTGCATCCCCGCCTGCCGCCGGAGCTGGAGCGCCTCTCGCCGCGCGAGCGGGCACTCCACCCGCTGCTGCCCGGCGTGGTCGAGCGCTCCCTGGGGGCCTCGCCGCACGCGCGCTTCCACCCCGAGGCCGACGCCAGGAGCTGCCGGCCGGACTACGTCCTCGCGCGAGTCGACGAGGTCGTGGACGTGGTGGCCGGCGACGCCGCGCGGCGGTAGGGCGCCCAGGCCGGGTCGTGCTCGAACTCCCACCTGTAGTGGTCGCGCCCCGCGAGACTGGCCGCCGCCGCCTCGTCGACGATCACGACGCAGTGCGGGTGCAGCTGCAGGGCCGTCGCGCTGATCATCGAGGTGATCGGCCCCTCCGTGGCGCGGGCCAGCACGTCGGCCTTGCGCTCGCCCGTCACGACCATCAGCAGCTCGCGCGCCTCGAGGATCGTGCCCACGCCCATCGTCAGCGCGCGCTCGGGCACGCTGGCCGGGTCGCCGCCGAACAGGGGGGCGTTCTGCTCGCGCGTCGTGGGCGTGAGCGCGATGTGCCGCGTGCGCGACATCAGGGCTGACAGCGGCTCGTTGAAGCCGATGTGCCCGGTGCGGCCCAGACCCAGGAGCTGGAGGTCGATGCCGCCCGCCAGCTCGATCGCGGCCTCGTAGGCGCGGGCCTCGGCGTCCAGGTCCTCGGCGACGCCGTCGGGCAGGTGGACGTTCTCGGGCCGCAGGTCGACGTGGTCGAACAGGTGCCGGCGCATGTAGTAGTGGTACGAGCGCTCGTCGTCGGGCTCGAGGCCGACGTACTCGTCGAGGTTGAACGTCGTGGCCCGCGCGAAGCTGAGGCCCTCATCGCGGTGCAGGCGCACGAGCTCGGCGTATATGCCCTCCATGGTCGCGCCCGTCGCGCACCCCAGCACCAGGTCGGGCTTGGCCCTGAGCCGGTCGGCGACGATCCGGGCGGCCAGACGCTCGGCGTCGCGCGCGGTGGGCAGGATTACGATCTCCATCGGGCCATCCTAGCCGGGCGGCGCGCCGCGGCGGCGGCCGGCCGGCGCGTCCCGTGCTCGCTCGGCAGGGACATCGGTCGGCCGCCGCGGCGGCCTCCGCGGCGCCGGCGCCTCAGCGCAGCAGCAGCGGGTCGCTCTTGCGCGGGGCGGCCCTGACGCGCGCCTCCAGCTCGCGCGCCTTGTCGAGCGCGCGCTCGGCAGCGGTCCTGTCGCCCGCGAGGAGCACCTCCTCGACAGTGCGGTGGAGGGCGAAGAGCTCCATCTCGAACGCCTGCATCAGGCCCTTCTCCTCGGCGAGGCCGCGGATCTGCTCCACGGCGGACCTGAGCTGCGCCTTCAGGTAGAAGGGGACGTCGTCTCGGCGCATCGGCGTCATGCTCGCCCGGCGGCTATGTCGGGAATGTCACAGGGGAACGCTGACCTCATCCACGGAGCTCCTCCTGAGTCGGCTCTCGGCGACCACCCGCAGGGCTGCGGCTCGAGGCACCGCCGGCGCCCATCCTAACCCCGTGGCCCGGGGCGTCACGGCGCCGGGGCGGGCGGCAGGGGGTGTAGGGGGCCCGTCGTGACCGTCACCTCCTCGCCGACCGCGAACATGCCGCGCTCCGCCGGGTTCGCCTCGTGGGCCACGACGGTATCGCCCGACGGGAGGGTGACGTGGTACTCGGCGTGGTCGCCGAGGAAGGCCGCGCGGGCGATCCTCCCGCGCGCACCGGGCCCGTCGCGC comes from Trueperaceae bacterium and encodes:
- a CDS encoding HAD family hydrolase, giving the protein MTEAIGGPRARLGADRPPAVGFDLDGVLIRNPFETCVLARLAALLKATPGLKDLGEEEATRAVRRRVSGGWQRRMDAGDLVGAYDWDAIYREVAAELGGAPELAGGIDVARWVEECCCQDGHIAALPGAREALAGLAALGARLVVVTNGFAAYQEPVLDALGLLPYFEAVLTPERTGAAKPQPGIFMAAGPLDLFVGDTLVHDVLGARSAGVAAAWLHPRLPPELERLSPRERALHPLLPGVVERSLGASPHARFHPEADARSCRPDYVLARVDEVVDVVAGDAARR
- the nagB gene encoding glucosamine-6-phosphate deaminase → MEIVILPTARDAERLAARIVADRLRAKPDLVLGCATGATMEGIYAELVRLHRDEGLSFARATTFNLDEYVGLEPDDERSYHYYMRRHLFDHVDLRPENVHLPDGVAEDLDAEARAYEAAIELAGGIDLQLLGLGRTGHIGFNEPLSALMSRTRHIALTPTTREQNAPLFGGDPASVPERALTMGVGTILEARELLMVVTGERKADVLARATEGPITSMISATALQLHPHCVVIVDEAAAASLAGRDHYRWEFEHDPAWAPYRRAASPATTSTTSSTRART